A genomic region of Lachnoclostridium edouardi contains the following coding sequences:
- the argJ gene encoding bifunctional glutamate N-acetyltransferase/amino-acid acetyltransferase ArgJ, translated as MNIIEGGVTAARYFFAASTAAGIKYKDRQDMALIYSSSPCVTAGTFTTNVVKAAPVKWDKNQVTSGAMAHAVVINAGIANACTGQEGMDYCRLTCKAAGEALNIPEDSVLVASTGVIGMQLPMDKIAAGVQAMAPNLSHTRESGLAAAKAIMTTDTEKKEAAVQFQAGGKTVTVGGMCKGSGMIHPNMCTMLSFVTTDLNISKELLQEALSQDIKDTYNMISVDGDTSTNDTVLLLANGAAENPLITEKNEDYQAFVKALNYVNETLAKKMAGDGEGCTALFEVKIVGAKTKEQAVQLAKSVITSNLTKAAIFGHDANWGRILCAMGYSGAQFDPEKVNLYFESKAGKLQIIENGVALPYSEEEATKILSQPEVTAIADIQMGTAKATAWGCDLTFDYVKINADYRS; from the coding sequence ATGAATATTATAGAAGGCGGAGTAACGGCTGCCAGGTATTTTTTTGCAGCTTCCACAGCAGCAGGAATTAAATATAAAGACAGACAGGATATGGCTTTAATTTACAGCAGCAGCCCATGCGTCACTGCCGGCACATTTACAACAAACGTAGTAAAGGCAGCGCCGGTAAAATGGGATAAAAATCAAGTAACAAGCGGCGCTATGGCCCATGCAGTTGTTATAAACGCAGGCATCGCCAATGCCTGCACAGGGCAGGAGGGCATGGATTACTGCCGCCTTACATGCAAGGCGGCGGGGGAGGCCTTAAATATTCCGGAGGACAGCGTGCTGGTGGCCTCCACAGGCGTAATCGGTATGCAGCTGCCTATGGATAAAATTGCGGCCGGAGTTCAGGCTATGGCCCCCAATTTATCCCACACAAGGGAAAGCGGTTTGGCGGCGGCTAAGGCCATTATGACTACAGACACTGAGAAAAAGGAGGCTGCAGTTCAGTTTCAGGCAGGAGGAAAAACTGTAACTGTAGGAGGTATGTGCAAGGGCTCTGGAATGATTCATCCTAATATGTGTACCATGTTAAGTTTTGTCACAACAGATTTAAACATATCTAAGGAACTGCTTCAGGAGGCGTTAAGCCAGGATATTAAAGATACATACAACATGATTTCTGTAGACGGGGACACCTCTACCAACGATACTGTGCTTTTACTTGCCAACGGAGCTGCAGAGAATCCGTTAATTACTGAAAAGAATGAAGATTATCAGGCCTTTGTAAAAGCTTTAAATTATGTAAATGAAACTCTGGCTAAAAAAATGGCGGGAGACGGAGAAGGCTGTACAGCTCTTTTTGAGGTGAAAATTGTAGGAGCCAAAACAAAGGAACAGGCAGTGCAGCTGGCAAAATCTGTAATAACCTCCAATTTAACAAAGGCCGCGATTTTTGGCCACGACGCCAACTGGGGAAGAATTTTGTGCGCCATGGGATATTCAGGTGCCCAGTTTGATCCGGAAAAGGTAAATTTGTATTTTGAAAGCAAGGCAGGAAAACTGCAGATTATAGAAAACGGCGTAGCTCTTCCTTACAGCGAGGAGGAGGCCACTAAAATTCTGTCACAGCCGGAGGTAACGGCTATTGCTGATATTCAAATGGGAACAGCTAAGGCTACTGCATGGGGCTGCGATTTAACATTTGATTATGTAAAAATTAACGCAGACTACAGGTCCTAA
- a CDS encoding GNAT family N-acetyltransferase: protein MAGTMDILIREMTIQDYGGILRLWKEIKGFGIRSVDDSREGIERFLKRNPMTSVVAVQNGRIIGDVLCGHDGRQGSFYHVCVHPDYRKHGVGSKMVHFAMKALKKEGISKITLIAFKSNEVGNVFWKEIGWTERDDVNYYEAVLNEENSTEFVV from the coding sequence ATGGCAGGTACAATGGATATTTTAATCAGAGAAATGACAATACAGGATTACGGCGGCATATTGCGGCTGTGGAAGGAAATTAAAGGCTTTGGCATCCGGTCTGTAGATGATTCCAGAGAGGGAATTGAGCGTTTCTTAAAACGAAATCCAATGACCAGCGTGGTGGCGGTCCAAAACGGCAGAATTATAGGAGATGTGCTGTGCGGCCACGACGGGCGCCAGGGAAGTTTTTATCACGTGTGCGTTCATCCGGATTACAGGAAGCACGGAGTGGGCTCCAAAATGGTGCATTTTGCCATGAAGGCCTTAAAAAAAGAGGGAATCAGCAAAATCACATTAATCGCCTTTAAATCTAATGAGGTGGGAAATGTATTTTGGAAAGAAATAGGATGGACGGAAAGAGACGACGTGAATTATTATGAGGCTGTTTTAAATGAAGAAAACAGCACAGAATTTGTAGTGTGA
- the argC gene encoding N-acetyl-gamma-glutamyl-phosphate reductase, which translates to MMKVGIIGSTGYAGGELARLLLQREDTEIIWYGSKSYVGQKYASIYQNMFQFVEAECKEDNIEELAEQADVIFMATPQGLCASLVNENILSKVKIIDLSADFRIKDVGVYEQWYKIKHASPQFIEEAVYGLPEINREAVKKARLIANPGCYPTCSFLSIYPLAKEGLIDMNTIIIDAKSGTSGAGRGAKVDNLYCEVNENMKAYAVGSHRHTPEIEEQLSKAAGKAAAISFTPHLVPMNRGILVTAYASLTKTVSYEEVKAVYDKYYSKEYFVRVLDKDMVPQTRFVEGSNFADVNFKIDPRTNRIIMMGAIDNVVKGAAGQAIQNMNLMFGLPENTGLKQIPMFP; encoded by the coding sequence ATGATGAAAGTAGGAATTATCGGTTCTACAGGATATGCAGGAGGAGAGCTGGCAAGGCTGCTTCTTCAGAGAGAGGACACAGAAATTATATGGTATGGTTCCAAAAGCTATGTGGGACAGAAATACGCTTCTATTTATCAAAATATGTTTCAGTTTGTAGAGGCTGAATGTAAGGAGGATAATATAGAAGAATTGGCAGAGCAGGCGGACGTTATTTTTATGGCTACGCCTCAGGGATTGTGCGCTTCCCTTGTAAATGAAAACATTTTATCTAAGGTAAAAATTATTGATTTAAGCGCTGATTTCCGCATAAAGGACGTAGGTGTTTATGAGCAGTGGTACAAAATCAAACATGCCAGCCCTCAGTTTATTGAGGAAGCTGTTTACGGGCTGCCGGAAATTAACAGGGAGGCAGTAAAAAAGGCCAGATTAATTGCCAATCCAGGCTGCTATCCTACATGTTCCTTCCTATCTATATACCCTTTGGCAAAGGAAGGGCTGATAGATATGAATACAATTATTATTGACGCAAAGTCAGGAACCTCAGGAGCAGGAAGAGGGGCAAAGGTGGACAATTTGTACTGCGAGGTAAATGAAAATATGAAGGCCTATGCAGTAGGCAGCCACAGACATACCCCTGAAATTGAAGAGCAGCTGTCAAAAGCAGCGGGAAAAGCGGCTGCAATCAGTTTTACTCCTCACCTTGTGCCTATGAACAGAGGTATTTTAGTTACTGCTTATGCTTCTTTGACAAAAACAGTTTCCTACGAGGAAGTGAAAGCAGTTTATGACAAATATTACAGCAAAGAATATTTTGTAAGGGTGCTGGATAAAGATATGGTTCCTCAGACCAGATTTGTGGAGGGCAGCAATTTTGCAGATGTGAATTTTAAAATTGATCCCCGCACCAACAGAATTATTATGATGGGAGCTATTGATAATGTAGTAAAGGGAGCGGCCGGCCAGGCAATTCAGAATATGAATCTGATGTTTGGCCTGCCGGAAAACACAGGACTGAAACAGATTCCTATGTTTCCATAA
- a CDS encoding argininosuccinate synthase — translation MKEKVILAYSGGLDTTAIIPWLKEHFDYDVVCCCIDCGQGNELDGLEERAKLSGASKLYIEDLVDDFCDNYIVPCVQANAVYENKYLLGTSMARPAIAKRLVEIARKEGATAICHGATGKGNDQIRFELGIKALAPDLKIIAPWRMTDVWTMQSREEEIQYCKDHGIDLPFSADSSYSRDRNLWHISHEGLELEDPANEPNYDHLLVLGVTPEKAPEEGEYVTMTFEKGVPKSVNGQEMKVSDIIRKLNELGGKHGIGIVDIVENRVVGMKSRGVYETPGGTILMEAHQQLEELVLDRATMEVKKDMGNKMSQIVYEGKWFTPLREAVQAFVESTQEYVTGEVKFKLYKGNIIKAGTTSPYSLYSESLASFTTGDLYDHHDADGFITLFGLPLKVRAMKMAEVEKAGK, via the coding sequence ATGAAAGAGAAAGTTATTTTAGCTTATTCCGGCGGACTTGACACTACTGCTATTATTCCATGGTTAAAAGAGCATTTTGATTATGACGTTGTATGCTGCTGTATTGACTGCGGCCAGGGAAATGAACTGGACGGCTTAGAGGAAAGAGCAAAACTGTCAGGCGCTTCTAAATTATATATTGAAGATTTAGTAGACGACTTCTGCGACAATTATATTGTTCCTTGTGTTCAGGCAAACGCTGTATATGAAAATAAATATCTTCTGGGAACATCTATGGCCCGCCCTGCTATTGCAAAACGCCTTGTAGAAATCGCCAGAAAAGAAGGCGCTACTGCTATCTGCCACGGCGCTACCGGAAAGGGCAACGACCAGATCCGTTTTGAGTTAGGCATCAAGGCATTAGCCCCTGATTTAAAGATTATCGCTCCATGGCGTATGACAGATGTTTGGACAATGCAGTCTCGTGAAGAAGAAATCCAGTACTGTAAAGACCACGGCATTGATCTTCCATTTTCCGCTGACAGCAGCTACAGCCGCGACAGAAACTTATGGCACATCAGCCATGAAGGCTTAGAGTTAGAAGATCCGGCAAACGAGCCTAATTATGATCACCTTCTGGTTTTAGGCGTTACTCCTGAAAAAGCTCCTGAGGAAGGCGAGTACGTGACTATGACATTTGAAAAAGGTGTTCCAAAAAGCGTAAACGGCCAGGAAATGAAGGTTTCTGATATTATCCGCAAGTTAAATGAATTAGGCGGCAAACACGGCATTGGTATTGTAGATATTGTGGAGAACCGGGTAGTAGGCATGAAGTCCAGAGGCGTATATGAGACTCCAGGTGGAACCATTCTTATGGAAGCTCACCAGCAGTTAGAAGAATTAGTTTTAGACCGGGCTACAATGGAAGTGAAAAAAGATATGGGCAATAAAATGTCTCAGATCGTTTACGAGGGAAAATGGTTTACTCCTCTCCGGGAAGCTGTTCAGGCATTTGTAGAGTCTACACAGGAATATGTCACAGGCGAAGTTAAATTTAAGCTTTACAAGGGCAATATTATCAAAGCCGGAACAACCTCCCCATATTCTCTGTACAGCGAGTCCTTAGCTTCCTTTACTACAGGAGATTTATACGACCACCACGATGCAGACGGCTTTATTACATTATTCGGACTTCCATTAAAGGTTCGGGCAATGAAAATGGCTGAAGTAGAAAAAGCAGGAAAGTAA
- a CDS encoding sensor histidine kinase, whose product MNGIFYISEAGAVFLESFLCYCFINLFSREPEKNRTLAFHSALLTAVHQIMGYWDVMPEIQALFFVFYICATSVILFQTDIFFAVSLVSFFVMCIYIIDFFSISLVGVAGKNGKIAYIILNQLSLWRLGYLVMNKVLLAGFYLGIKQLVKTGMAYSSKSLFTVTFFGSLGVGFLSWLTIEETNMYSLFGWTLCLVLVILFCFFMSLYARYRKETERRRELQMKEELIQREYKTLIDQNKEKEKMAHDMKNHLMVLTQLISRGEGEKALEYLGSLREPFLKMEPLIWTGNDTLDIILNYIRTRAESMGCFCQIQADPVPENFMSQEAICAVFGNLGDNAIEACEKMEPGAGWIKIKIRRANEMLQASVENSIGEQPEKRGEFLASKKEEGHLHGIGMESARRAAERYGGKLEYEFDKEKFVVTVTWF is encoded by the coding sequence ATGAACGGAATTTTTTACATCAGCGAGGCGGGAGCTGTTTTTTTAGAAAGCTTTTTGTGCTATTGTTTTATTAATTTATTTTCCAGGGAACCTGAGAAAAACAGAACCCTGGCGTTTCATTCAGCCCTTCTTACAGCTGTTCATCAGATTATGGGATATTGGGATGTGATGCCGGAAATACAAGCTTTATTCTTTGTATTTTATATTTGCGCTACTTCCGTAATTCTGTTTCAGACAGATATATTTTTCGCAGTTTCCTTAGTCAGTTTCTTTGTTATGTGTATTTACATCATTGATTTCTTTTCCATATCCTTAGTGGGGGTGGCCGGAAAAAACGGGAAAATTGCTTATATTATTTTAAACCAGCTGTCCTTATGGAGGCTGGGATATTTAGTAATGAATAAGGTTCTGCTGGCGGGCTTTTATCTGGGAATAAAACAGCTGGTGAAAACAGGAATGGCATACAGCTCCAAAAGCCTGTTTACTGTTACATTTTTCGGCTCCCTGGGAGTGGGATTTTTGTCCTGGCTGACAATTGAGGAGACCAACATGTACAGCCTGTTTGGCTGGACGCTTTGTCTGGTGCTGGTAATATTATTTTGCTTTTTTATGTCTCTTTACGCCAGGTACAGAAAAGAAACAGAAAGGCGGAGAGAACTGCAGATGAAGGAGGAGCTGATTCAAAGAGAATATAAAACCTTAATTGACCAAAATAAAGAAAAAGAGAAAATGGCCCATGATATGAAAAATCATTTAATGGTTTTGACCCAGCTGATCAGCCGGGGAGAAGGAGAAAAAGCTTTAGAATATTTAGGAAGTCTTAGAGAGCCGTTTTTAAAAATGGAGCCCTTAATCTGGACGGGAAATGATACTTTAGATATTATTTTAAATTATATTAGAACAAGAGCAGAGTCTATGGGCTGCTTTTGCCAGATTCAGGCAGATCCTGTGCCGGAGAATTTTATGAGCCAGGAAGCCATCTGCGCCGTATTTGGAAATTTAGGGGACAACGCCATAGAGGCATGTGAAAAAATGGAGCCGGGAGCCGGCTGGATTAAAATAAAAATCAGACGGGCCAATGAGATGCTTCAGGCTTCTGTGGAAAATTCTATAGGGGAGCAGCCGGAAAAAAGAGGAGAATTTCTGGCCAGCAAAAAGGAAGAGGGACATCTTCACGGAATCGGCATGGAAAGCGCCAGGAGAGCGGCAGAGCGGTATGGCGGGAAATTAGAATATGAATTTGACAAAGAAAAATTTGTTGTAACAGTAACCTGGTTTTAA
- a CDS encoding LytR/AlgR family response regulator transcription factor has protein sequence MYRIGICDDQPEVLEKIKALTEETCRKLFQASEITLYTHSSTLFYDIEEGKQFDMFLLDIEMPDINGMELAGRIRKLQPEAIIIFITAHTRYAVKSFELSIFRYIPKEEADICLPAALEDGFRLLKLQQDVSYVIETARKVQRIPYRDILYICKEQKNSVFILKEEEIKVRKPLGQVEKELKGDDFLMIERGYIVNLYHVMKMDGSQLVLRNGEKLPVGGTRMREVKEKISRFWRNSL, from the coding sequence ATGTACCGCATAGGAATCTGTGATGATCAGCCGGAGGTATTGGAGAAAATTAAAGCTCTTACAGAGGAAACCTGCAGAAAGCTTTTCCAGGCTTCTGAAATAACATTATATACTCACAGCTCTACTCTGTTTTACGACATAGAAGAGGGAAAGCAGTTTGACATGTTCCTTCTGGATATAGAAATGCCGGATATAAACGGCATGGAGTTGGCAGGGAGGATCAGAAAACTGCAGCCTGAGGCAATTATTATTTTTATTACAGCTCACACCAGATATGCAGTCAAATCCTTTGAGCTGTCTATTTTCCGGTATATTCCTAAGGAGGAGGCGGATATCTGCCTTCCCGCGGCCCTGGAGGACGGATTCCGCCTTTTAAAGCTGCAGCAGGACGTAAGCTATGTAATTGAAACAGCCAGAAAGGTGCAGAGAATTCCTTACAGAGATATTTTATATATCTGCAAGGAGCAGAAAAACTCTGTGTTTATTTTGAAAGAGGAAGAAATAAAGGTGAGAAAACCTTTAGGCCAGGTGGAAAAGGAACTGAAAGGCGATGATTTTCTTATGATTGAAAGAGGATATATTGTAAATCTGTATCATGTAATGAAAATGGACGGCAGCCAGTTAGTTCTGAGAAATGGAGAAAAACTGCCTGTGGGAGGCACCAGAATGCGGGAGGTAAAGGAAAAAATCAGCAGATTCTGGAGGAATAGCCTATGA
- a CDS encoding LCP family protein gives MKRNEKLKKAGLLFLSFCMFLVCSGLLYVTRMAGMIHMYTGPETEAAMINTNLNEETSKKLKDYWTVALFGTDSRREDMTDDPANSDTIILCTIERESGEVRLVSVARDLYVMGGSGEAAFHKVTQSYFKGGPVQMVSDLNQNMDLQIDDFIACNWKAVAQTINILGGIDLEITDEEFYYLNSFITETVKTTGIGSNHLKKGGWNHLDGVQAVAYCRLRLMDNDLKRTERQRKVISLTLDKMKEAGWPAINQILETVLPQIETTISPQQLADMGKKADHFNIVESQVFPFQYQEALLGKKGNVLVPNTLEKNVEKLHSILYEDTSYQCTDKVRRISRGILRSAVHN, from the coding sequence ATGAAGAGAAATGAAAAATTGAAAAAAGCAGGACTTTTGTTTTTGTCCTTCTGCATGTTTTTAGTTTGTTCTGGTTTGCTGTATGTAACCAGAATGGCGGGGATGATACACATGTATACAGGCCCTGAAACTGAGGCTGCTATGATAAACACAAATTTAAATGAAGAAACAAGCAAAAAGCTGAAGGATTATTGGACTGTTGCTTTATTTGGCACAGACAGCAGAAGAGAAGATATGACAGATGACCCTGCAAACTCAGATACTATTATTTTGTGCACTATTGAAAGAGAAAGCGGGGAAGTACGATTAGTATCTGTGGCCAGAGACTTATATGTTATGGGCGGAAGCGGGGAGGCAGCGTTCCACAAAGTAACCCAGTCTTATTTTAAAGGCGGTCCTGTTCAAATGGTTTCTGACTTGAATCAGAATATGGATCTGCAGATTGACGACTTTATTGCCTGTAACTGGAAAGCAGTTGCGCAGACTATTAATATTTTAGGCGGTATTGATCTGGAAATAACAGATGAAGAATTTTACTATCTCAACAGTTTTATTACAGAAACTGTTAAAACTACGGGAATTGGCTCTAACCATTTAAAGAAAGGAGGGTGGAATCATCTGGACGGAGTTCAGGCAGTGGCCTACTGCAGGCTGCGTTTAATGGATAATGATTTAAAAAGAACAGAGCGTCAAAGGAAAGTGATTTCTTTGACTTTAGATAAAATGAAGGAGGCCGGCTGGCCGGCGATAAATCAGATTTTAGAGACAGTACTGCCTCAAATTGAGACGACTATCAGCCCGCAGCAGCTGGCGGATATGGGAAAAAAGGCAGACCATTTTAATATTGTAGAAAGTCAGGTATTTCCTTTCCAGTACCAGGAGGCCTTATTGGGGAAAAAGGGGAATGTTCTGGTTCCCAATACTCTGGAGAAAAATGTAGAAAAGCTGCACAGTATTCTGTATGAAGATACCAGCTATCAGTGCACTGATAAGGTGAGAAGAATCAGCAGAGGAATTTTAAGAAGCGCCGTGCACAACTAA
- a CDS encoding Bax inhibitor-1/YccA family protein: protein MDFNSQQYYQSASLGTESLGRYTAKTFGWMFSGLLTTFIISIATYISGAFMLVFTIPYAYLILAGLELAVVVYLSARIEKLSVGGARALFFAYAVLNGIVFSSLFLVYQVTVLIWVFAATSLFFGIMAVLGYTTNADFSRLRPFMTAGLIFLVVFWLLAMFIDLGQFETIMCTFGIFLFLVFTAYDTQKIRAYHAYYSGRADMAAKASIFSALQLYLDFINLFLYLLRFLGKKNN, encoded by the coding sequence ATGGATTTTAATTCTCAACAATATTATCAATCTGCCAGTTTAGGGACAGAGTCCCTGGGTCGCTACACTGCTAAAACCTTTGGCTGGATGTTTTCAGGTCTTTTGACCACATTTATTATTTCCATTGCCACATACATTTCAGGCGCGTTTATGCTGGTGTTCACTATTCCTTATGCATACCTGATTTTAGCAGGCTTAGAGCTGGCTGTAGTAGTGTATCTCAGCGCCAGAATCGAAAAGCTTTCCGTAGGCGGCGCCAGAGCGTTATTCTTTGCATACGCTGTTTTAAACGGTATTGTATTTTCTTCTTTGTTTTTAGTTTACCAGGTTACTGTTCTCATTTGGGTATTTGCAGCCACCTCCCTGTTTTTCGGAATTATGGCTGTTTTAGGCTACACGACAAATGCTGATTTCAGCAGGCTCCGCCCATTTATGACAGCAGGTCTTATTTTCCTTGTAGTGTTCTGGCTGTTAGCTATGTTCATTGATTTAGGGCAGTTTGAGACTATTATGTGTACCTTTGGCATTTTCCTGTTCCTGGTATTCACAGCTTATGACACTCAGAAAATCCGCGCATACCACGCATATTACAGCGGAAGAGCAGATATGGCGGCTAAGGCATCTATTTTCTCAGCGCTTCAGCTGTACTTAGACTTTATTAACCTGTTCTTATATCTGCTTAGATTTTTAGGCAAGAAAAATAACTAA
- the argH gene encoding argininosuccinate lyase encodes MKLWGGRFTKETNQLVHNFNESLSFDRKFYHQDIEGSIAHVTMLAKQGILSEDDRDKIIQGLKGIRKDIEEGRLEFTPEHEDIHSFVEANLTERIGEAGKRLHTGRSRNDQVALDMKLYTRDEIQELSHLLKDLLKELLTIMENNLDTFMPGFTHLQKAQPITLAHHIGAYFEMFTRDRQRLHDIKERLNYCPLGAGALAGTTYPLDREYTAKLLGFYGPTLNSMDSVSDRDYLIEFLAALSIISMHLSRFCEEIIIWNTNEYRFVELDDSYSTGSSIMPQKKNPDIAELIRGKTGRVYGALMSLLTAMKGLPLAYNKDMQEDKELTFDAIDTVKGCVSLFTGMVSTMGFRKDVMETSAKNGFTNATDVADYLVNKGVPFRDAHGVSGRLVLKCIAKDCALDDLTLEEFKEESPVFDQDVFEAISMKTCVEKRNTIGAPGREAMKKVVEIYKKRMEEEQA; translated from the coding sequence ATGAAATTATGGGGCGGACGCTTTACTAAGGAAACAAATCAGCTGGTGCACAATTTTAATGAATCCCTGTCCTTTGACAGAAAGTTTTATCATCAGGATATTGAAGGCAGCATTGCCCATGTAACAATGTTGGCAAAACAGGGAATCTTGTCTGAAGATGACAGGGACAAAATTATCCAGGGGTTAAAGGGAATCAGAAAGGATATTGAAGAGGGCCGTCTGGAATTTACACCGGAGCACGAGGATATCCATTCCTTTGTGGAGGCGAATTTAACTGAGAGAATCGGGGAAGCAGGAAAAAGACTGCACACAGGAAGAAGCAGAAATGACCAGGTGGCTTTAGACATGAAGCTGTACACAAGGGATGAAATACAGGAGCTCTCTCACCTTTTGAAAGATCTGTTAAAAGAGCTTTTAACAATTATGGAAAACAATTTAGACACCTTTATGCCTGGATTTACTCATTTACAAAAAGCCCAGCCTATTACTTTGGCTCACCATATTGGAGCTTACTTTGAAATGTTTACAAGAGACAGGCAAAGACTCCATGATATTAAGGAAAGGCTGAATTATTGCCCTTTAGGAGCAGGAGCCCTGGCTGGCACAACTTATCCTTTAGACAGGGAATACACAGCTAAGCTGCTGGGATTTTACGGCCCTACATTAAACAGCATGGATTCTGTGTCAGACAGAGATTATTTAATTGAGTTTTTGGCGGCTCTTTCTATTATTTCCATGCATTTAAGCCGCTTCTGCGAGGAGATTATTATTTGGAATACTAATGAGTACCGGTTTGTAGAGCTGGACGATTCCTACAGCACAGGCAGCAGCATTATGCCTCAGAAGAAGAATCCTGATATTGCAGAGTTAATCAGAGGCAAAACAGGAAGAGTGTACGGAGCCTTAATGTCTCTTTTAACTGCTATGAAGGGCCTGCCTTTAGCCTATAATAAGGACATGCAGGAAGATAAGGAGCTGACCTTTGACGCCATTGACACGGTAAAGGGCTGCGTTTCTCTGTTTACCGGCATGGTATCTACTATGGGCTTCAGAAAGGATGTAATGGAGACCAGCGCTAAAAACGGATTTACCAATGCTACAGATGTAGCTGATTATCTTGTAAATAAGGGAGTGCCTTTCAGGGATGCTCACGGAGTATCAGGCCGTCTCGTATTAAAATGTATTGCTAAAGACTGTGCCTTAGATGATCTGACTTTAGAGGAGTTTAAAGAAGAAAGCCCTGTTTTTGACCAGGATGTTTTTGAGGCCATCAGCATGAAAACATGTGTGGAGAAGAGAAATACTATAGGAGCTCCCGGCCGGGAGGCCATGAAAAAAGTAGTGGAAATTTATAAAAAGAGAATGGAAGAAGAGCAGGCATAA